In Fusobacterium periodonticum ATCC 33693, the following are encoded in one genomic region:
- a CDS encoding DUF4401 domain-containing protein, translating to MFEKIKKFFLYFSVIFLIAGVTSFTAYNWATMSSIEKLAVPSALIIAGLGAYLFLKNDIYKNLALFFSSFTIGTLFAVYGQVYQTGADTWILFRNWAIFLIIPMIATGYYSIVVLFSIVVALGTNFYLELYLSGAIIPFLSSLIFGVILIVYPFLQKRFNFKFNNIFYNIMIGIFYICFMASGSIAINEDDYGFIAIILYLAFVGVVYLVGYGQLKKITVKVLSITSLGVFGVAFIMRMMKNIFYTDITLYILLSLLVIIGTIAGVVKSVSKLENENIKKFTNIVVGFLKVLAFFLLIALVFSFLNLMGLEEGSLIVMAIILIVFSYFAARMLNFEKDKLEIVAFIAGLICIGIYLSSYLEMKPLTILLIITIIYDVFWFTMPTRALDLLLFPVNYCLLGFFLSEKAPSINYYYSIITITLIVEAYFYFLYDKKELLNEKLKRVLIGNEAALILLPLSWLSTGIGIFIDDYELMFKYVQYYRIVDIVLTVLIGAFVIFKTIKNQKLQVVLCILWLGLNYFAYSEILSLIFVMLIMLIYASKNSKWGILVPTLAACYIIFTYYFRTYKSLLDKSIALSITGGLLLVAYLVLKYGFKGVENNEQ from the coding sequence ATGTTTGAGAAAATAAAGAAGTTTTTTCTGTATTTCTCTGTGATATTTTTAATAGCTGGAGTTACATCATTCACAGCATATAACTGGGCAACTATGTCTAGTATTGAAAAGTTGGCAGTTCCTTCTGCACTGATTATAGCAGGATTAGGAGCTTATCTATTTTTGAAAAATGATATTTATAAAAATTTAGCCTTGTTCTTTTCTTCGTTTACGATAGGAACTTTATTTGCAGTCTATGGACAGGTTTATCAAACAGGTGCAGATACATGGATATTATTTAGAAATTGGGCTATATTTTTAATCATTCCAATGATAGCAACAGGATATTATTCTATAGTAGTACTTTTTAGTATAGTTGTGGCATTGGGAACAAATTTCTACTTAGAACTATATTTATCAGGTGCTATTATCCCATTTCTATCTTCTTTAATCTTTGGAGTAATTCTAATAGTGTATCCATTTTTACAAAAAAGATTTAATTTTAAATTCAATAATATTTTCTATAATATAATGATAGGAATATTCTATATATGCTTTATGGCAAGTGGTTCTATTGCAATCAATGAAGATGATTATGGTTTTATTGCAATAATATTATATTTAGCATTTGTAGGAGTAGTTTATTTAGTAGGATATGGACAACTTAAAAAGATAACAGTGAAGGTACTTTCTATAACATCACTTGGAGTTTTTGGAGTAGCTTTTATTATGAGAATGATGAAAAATATATTCTATACAGATATAACTCTATATATTTTATTATCTTTACTTGTTATTATAGGAACTATAGCTGGAGTAGTTAAATCTGTTTCAAAATTAGAAAATGAAAATATTAAAAAGTTTACAAATATAGTTGTAGGTTTCTTAAAAGTGTTAGCATTTTTCTTGCTTATAGCTTTGGTATTTTCTTTTTTAAATTTAATGGGCTTAGAAGAAGGGTCTCTTATAGTAATGGCTATTATTTTAATAGTTTTTTCATATTTTGCCGCAAGAATGCTTAATTTTGAGAAAGATAAACTAGAAATAGTTGCATTTATTGCAGGACTTATATGTATTGGAATATACTTAAGTTCTTATTTAGAAATGAAACCTTTAACTATACTATTAATTATTACAATTATTTATGATGTATTTTGGTTCACTATGCCAACAAGAGCATTAGATTTACTTTTATTCCCTGTAAATTATTGTTTACTAGGATTTTTCCTTTCAGAAAAAGCTCCTTCTATCAATTACTACTATAGTATTATCACTATAACACTTATTGTAGAAGCTTACTTCTATTTTCTGTATGATAAAAAAGAACTTTTAAATGAAAAATTAAAAAGAGTTTTAATAGGGAATGAAGCTGCCTTAATTTTATTACCTCTTAGCTGGCTATCTACAGGAATAGGAATTTTTATAGATGATTATGAACTTATGTTTAAGTATGTTCAATACTATAGAATAGTTGACATTGTACTTACTGTATTAATTGGAGCATTTGTAATATTTAAAACAATTAAAAATCAAAAATTACAAGTAGTTTTATGTATTCTTTGGTTAGGTTTAAATTATTTTGCATATTCAGAAATTCTAAGTTTAATTTTTGTTATGTTAATTATGTTAATTTATGCTTCTAAAAATAGTAAATGGGGAATATTAGTTCCTACTTTAGCAGCATGTTATATAATATTTACTTATTATTTTAGAACATATAAGTCTTTACTTGATAAATCAATAGCACTTAGTATCACAGGAGGACTGTTACTGGTAGCTTATTTAGTGTTAAAGTATGGATTTAAAGGAGTTGAGAATAATGAGCAATAA
- a CDS encoding ATP-binding cassette domain-containing protein, with protein sequence MIEVENLSFSYQNNKVLKNISFSIEKGEYLCIIGKNGSGKSTLAKLLTALIFQQEGTIKISGYDTKNQKDLLNIRKIVGIIFQNPEEQIISTTVFDEVIFALENLAIPREDIKEIAEKALKNLNLLEYKDRLTYQLSGGEKQRLAIASILAMGTEILIFDEATSMLDPVGKKEVLRIMKELNSQGKTIIHITHDRDDILEASKVMLLSEGEIKYLGSPYKVFDDDIAFLLKIKNILEKYNIKVEDENINMEDLVKIVYENIY encoded by the coding sequence ATGATAGAAGTAGAAAATCTTAGTTTCTCTTATCAAAATAATAAGGTCTTAAAAAATATTTCTTTTTCTATAGAAAAAGGAGAATATCTTTGTATTATTGGAAAAAATGGCTCAGGAAAATCTACACTTGCCAAGTTACTTACTGCCCTTATTTTTCAACAAGAAGGAACTATAAAAATTTCTGGCTATGACACTAAAAATCAAAAAGATTTACTGAATATTAGAAAAATAGTTGGGATAATTTTTCAAAATCCTGAAGAACAAATTATCTCAACTACTGTTTTCGATGAAGTTATCTTTGCCTTAGAAAATCTTGCTATTCCTAGAGAAGATATAAAAGAAATAGCTGAAAAAGCTTTAAAAAATCTTAATCTACTTGAATACAAAGACAGGCTTACTTATCAGTTATCAGGTGGTGAAAAGCAAAGACTTGCTATTGCAAGTATCTTAGCTATGGGAACTGAAATTCTAATTTTTGATGAGGCAACTTCTATGCTTGATCCTGTTGGAAAAAAAGAAGTTTTAAGAATTATGAAAGAATTAAATTCTCAGGGAAAAACTATTATTCATATCACCCATGATAGAGATGACATATTAGAAGCCTCTAAAGTGATGCTTTTATCAGAAGGTGAAATAAAGTATTTAGGAAGTCCTTACAAAGTTTTTGATGATGACATAGCTTTTCTTCTAAAAATAAAAAATATTTTGGAAAAATATAATATAAAAGTAGAAGATGAAAATATTAATATGGAAGATTTGGTGAAAATAGTCTATGAAAATATCTATTAA
- a CDS encoding ATP-binding cassette domain-containing protein, translating into MKISIKNLCYSYSVFNDEKNAIKDVSLEISSNKRIAIVGHTGSGKSTLLKLIKGLLKNQTGEINIDGKIEDIGYIFQYPEHQIFETTIFKDVAFGLKKLKLSEKDLTERVEKALQLVGLGKDYLHRSTLNLSGGEKRKVALAGVFIMENQLLLLDEATVGLDPESKNELFKILLNWQKENNSGFIFSSHDMNDVLNYAEEVIVMSEGKVLYHTKPSELFEKYSGSLDSLGLVLPKSIDFLNRLNKNLKNPLKFENEIKEEDILKVIEERLTNKG; encoded by the coding sequence ATGAAAATATCTATTAAAAATCTTTGCTATAGTTATTCTGTTTTCAATGATGAAAAAAATGCTATAAAAGATGTTTCATTAGAAATAAGTTCAAATAAAAGAATAGCTATTGTTGGACATACAGGTTCAGGAAAGTCTACACTTTTGAAATTGATAAAAGGACTTTTAAAAAATCAAACAGGTGAAATAAATATAGATGGGAAAATTGAAGATATTGGCTATATTTTTCAATATCCTGAACATCAAATTTTTGAAACTACAATTTTTAAAGATGTTGCCTTTGGTTTAAAAAAATTAAAACTAAGTGAAAAAGATCTTACTGAAAGAGTTGAAAAGGCTTTACAACTTGTAGGTTTAGGTAAAGACTATCTTCATCGTTCAACTCTAAACTTAAGTGGTGGTGAAAAAAGAAAGGTGGCTTTGGCTGGAGTTTTCATTATGGAAAATCAACTATTACTTTTAGATGAAGCTACAGTAGGTTTAGATCCTGAATCAAAGAATGAACTTTTTAAAATTCTTTTAAATTGGCAAAAAGAAAATAATAGTGGTTTTATTTTTTCTAGTCATGATATGAATGATGTTTTGAATTATGCTGAAGAAGTTATTGTTATGAGTGAAGGAAAAGTTCTATATCATACAAAACCTTCTGAACTATTTGAGAAATATAGTGGTTCTTTAGACAGTTTAGGATTAGTTCTTCCAAAATCCATAGATTTTTTGAATAGATTAAATAAAAACTTAAAAAATCCCTTAAAGTTTGAAAATGAAATAAAAGAAGAAGATATTTTAAAAGTTATTGAAGAAAGATTAACAAATAAAGGATAA
- a CDS encoding energy-coupling factor transporter transmembrane component T family protein: MNIILGEYINRDSVLHHLDPRTKLIGSFSLILSFLFANNLSIYLIYSVLALILIFLSKIPLTAFLKSLKYLSYILIFSAFFHIFSKQEGELLFKVWKYSVYDSGVFSAIKMMGRIILLLIFSSLLTLTTKPLDIALALETLLSPLKKIGLPIQDFSIMLSITLRFIPTILQEFNTIKMAQQARGGNFETRNPFKKLSQYSLILLPLLMSVIKKVDNLTLAMEARAFHCGLERTNFHRLKFQKIDYLAFIILFSIVIFLFFYQ, encoded by the coding sequence ATGAATATAATATTAGGAGAGTATATAAATAGAGACAGTGTGTTACATCACTTAGATCCAAGAACTAAATTAATTGGTTCTTTTTCTCTTATACTCTCTTTTTTATTTGCTAACAATCTATCTATTTATCTTATTTATAGTGTTTTAGCTCTTATTCTTATCTTTCTTTCAAAAATTCCTTTAACAGCATTTTTAAAGAGTTTAAAATATCTGAGTTATATTTTAATTTTTTCTGCTTTTTTTCATATTTTTTCTAAACAAGAAGGAGAGTTATTATTTAAAGTTTGGAAATATTCTGTCTATGATAGTGGAGTTTTTTCTGCTATAAAAATGATGGGAAGAATTATTTTACTTTTAATTTTTTCATCTCTATTAACTTTGACAACTAAACCTTTGGATATTGCTTTAGCCTTAGAAACTCTATTGAGTCCTTTAAAAAAAATAGGGCTACCTATTCAAGATTTCTCTATTATGCTTAGTATCACTTTAAGATTTATTCCCACTATTTTACAGGAATTCAATACTATTAAAATGGCACAACAAGCAAGAGGAGGTAATTTTGAAACTAGGAATCCCTTTAAAAAATTGTCTCAATATAGCTTGATTTTACTTCCACTTTTGATGTCTGTTATAAAAAAAGTGGATAATTTAACTTTGGCTATGGAAGCTAGAGCCTTTCATTGTGGTTTAGAAAGAACTAACTTCCACAGATTAAAATTTCAAAAAATAGATTATTTAGCTTTTATTATTCTATTTTCTATAGTAATATTCTTATTTTTTTACCAATAG
- the prmA gene encoding 50S ribosomal protein L11 methyltransferase, with amino-acid sequence MKVLEAKVIYESDNIEKYKKIISDVFYDFGVTGLKIEEPLLNKDPLNFYKDEKQFLLSENSVSAYFPLNIYSEKRKKVLEETFKEKFSEDEEIVYKLDFYEYDEEDYQNSWKKYLFVEKVSEKFVVKPTWREYEKQDDELVIELDPGRAFGTGSHPTTSLLLKLMEEQDFTNKTIIDIGTGSGILMIAGKLLGAGEVYGTDIDEFSMEVAKENLLLNNISLDEVKLLKGNLLEVIENKKFDIVVCNILADVLIKLLDEIKYILKEDSIVLFSGIIEDKLAEVISKAESVGLEVAEIKEDKEWRSCRLLVKK; translated from the coding sequence ATGAAGGTTTTAGAAGCTAAAGTTATATATGAAAGTGACAATATAGAAAAATACAAGAAAATAATTTCAGATGTTTTTTATGATTTTGGAGTTACAGGGCTAAAAATAGAAGAGCCTCTTTTAAATAAGGATCCTTTAAATTTTTATAAGGATGAAAAACAATTTCTGTTATCTGAAAACTCTGTATCAGCATATTTTCCTTTGAATATTTATTCAGAGAAGAGAAAAAAAGTTTTAGAAGAAACTTTTAAAGAAAAGTTTTCAGAAGATGAAGAAATAGTATATAAATTAGATTTTTATGAATATGATGAAGAAGACTATCAAAATAGTTGGAAGAAATATTTATTTGTTGAAAAAGTTAGTGAAAAATTTGTGGTAAAGCCAACTTGGAGAGAGTATGAAAAACAAGATGATGAATTAGTTATAGAGCTTGACCCAGGAAGAGCCTTTGGAACAGGTTCACATCCTACGACTTCACTTCTATTGAAATTAATGGAAGAACAAGATTTTACTAATAAAACAATAATAGATATAGGAACAGGTTCAGGTATACTTATGATAGCAGGGAAACTATTAGGAGCAGGAGAAGTATATGGAACAGATATAGATGAATTTTCTATGGAAGTTGCTAAAGAAAATTTACTTTTGAATAATATTTCTTTAGATGAAGTAAAACTTTTAAAAGGAAACTTACTTGAAGTTATAGAAAATAAGAAGTTTGACATAGTAGTATGTAATATTTTAGCTGATGTCTTAATTAAATTACTAGATGAAATAAAATATATCTTGAAAGAGGATTCAATAGTTCTTTTCTCAGGAATAATAGAAGACAAGTTAGCAGAAGTTATCTCTAAGGCAGAGTCAGTAGGGCTTGAAGTTGCAGAGATAAAAGAAGATAAAGAATGGAGAAGTTGTCGTCTATTGGTAAAAAAATAA
- a CDS encoding TIGR00282 family metallophosphoesterase has product MRVLIVGDVVGRPGRNTLQAFLEKYKEEYDFVIVNGENSAAGFGITVKIADEFLSWGTDVISGGNHSWDKKEIYEYLDNSDRIVRPANYPAEVPGKGYTILEDKNGNKIALISLQGRVFMSAVDCPFRTAKKLIEEISKTTKNIIIDIHAEATSEKIALGKYLDGEVSLVYGTHTHVQTADERILANGSGYISDVGMTGSQNGVIGTNAETIIKKFLTSLPQKFEVAEGEEQLSGIEVEIDEKTGKCKKIKRINWSENEGFRS; this is encoded by the coding sequence ATGAGAGTATTAATAGTAGGAGATGTAGTAGGGAGACCTGGAAGAAATACTTTACAGGCATTTTTAGAGAAATATAAAGAAGAGTATGATTTTGTGATAGTAAATGGAGAAAATTCAGCAGCAGGTTTTGGTATAACAGTGAAAATTGCAGATGAATTCTTATCTTGGGGAACAGATGTAATAAGTGGTGGAAATCATAGTTGGGATAAAAAGGAAATCTATGAGTACTTAGATAATTCAGATAGAATAGTAAGACCAGCCAACTACCCAGCAGAAGTTCCTGGAAAGGGTTATACTATCTTAGAGGATAAAAATGGAAATAAGATAGCTTTAATCTCTTTACAAGGAAGAGTATTTATGTCAGCTGTTGACTGTCCTTTTAGAACAGCAAAGAAACTAATTGAAGAAATTTCAAAAACAACAAAAAATATAATAATAGATATCCATGCAGAAGCAACTTCTGAAAAAATAGCCTTAGGAAAATATTTAGATGGAGAGGTATCATTGGTTTATGGTACTCATACCCATGTACAAACAGCAGATGAAAGAATACTAGCTAATGGAAGTGGATATATTTCAGATGTAGGAATGACAGGTTCTCAAAATGGAGTTATAGGAACAAATGCTGAAACTATAATAAAGAAATTTTTAACATCTTTACCTCAAAAGTTTGAAGTTGCAGAAGGAGAGGAACAACTTTCAGGAATAGAAGTAGAAATTGATGAAAAGACAGGAAAATGTAAAAAAATAAAAAGAATAAATTGGAGTGAAAATGAAGGTTTTAGAAGCTAA